A genomic region of Thunnus albacares chromosome 2, fThuAlb1.1, whole genome shotgun sequence contains the following coding sequences:
- the LOC122993325 gene encoding dual specificity protein phosphatase 26-like isoform X1, translating into MWRPSGTFLSLVEFGSTWTRSCFLRQARNLLCGPRGPLEPCIEKAMPYTSKLPASWNDTPPSRKVEIDLSSPGLAVFELERLLFTGKAIISHADEVWPRIYIGDQHSAENQADLSRHRITHILNAAHSKRRGQPDIYEGMNITYMGIEAHDSCSFNMSVNFQAAADFIHRALSRGGKVLVHCHVGVSRSATLVLAYLMLKQNLTLVEAICAVKENRGVIPNRGFLRQLIHLDRQLFGKHH; encoded by the exons atgtggagaCCATCTGGAACATTCTTAAGCCTGGTGGAGTTTGGATCAACCTGG ACTAGGAGTTGCTTCTTAAGGCAGGCAAGAAATCTGCTGTGTGGCCCCAGAGGACCGCTTGAACCCTGTATAGAAAAAGCAATGCCATATACATCCAAACTTCCTGCGTCCTGGAATGATACACCACCTTCTCGAAAAGTGGAAATTGACCTGAGTTCACCTGGTTTAGCAGTGTTTGAGTTGGAAAGACTCTTGTTTACTGGCAAAGCCATCATCAGCCATGCAGATGAAGTGTGGCCAAGGATTTACATTGGTGACCA ACACAGTGCAGAGAACCAGGCTGATCTATCCAGGCATCGAATCACTCACATCCTGAATGCAGCGCACAGCAAACGTCGAGGACAGCCAGATATCTATGAGGGCATGAACATCACCTATATGGGCATAGAGGCTCATGACTCCTGTAGCTTTAACATGAGCGTCAACTTCCAGGCAGCGGCAGACTTTATTCACAGGGCTCTCAGCAGAGGAG GCAAAGTGCTGGTGCATTGCCATGTAGGAGTGAGCCGCTCCGCCACCCTGGTCCTGGCTTACCTGATGCTGAAGCAGAACCTGACTCTTGTGGAGGCTATTTGTGCTGTGAAAGAAAACCGGGGTGTTATCCCTAACAGAGGTTTCCTCCGACAGCTCATCCACCTGGACAGACAACTCTTTGGCAAACATCACTGA
- the lsm1 gene encoding U6 snRNA-associated Sm-like protein LSm1 produces the protein MNYVPGTASLIDDIDKKHLVLLRDGRTLIGYLRSIDQFANLVFHQTVERIHVGKKFGDIPRGIFIVRGENVVLLGEIDVDKPCDTVLQQVSIEEILEEQRLKQQAKQETEKVKMQVLKDRGLSVPKADNLDEY, from the exons ATGAACTACGTACCAGGGACGGCAAGTCTCATAGACGACATCGACA AGAAACACCTGGTCCTGCTCCGAGATGGCAGGACACTGATCGGTTACCTCAGGAGCATTGATCAGTTCG CCAATCTAGTTTTTCATCAGACAGTTGAGCGCATCCATGTGGGGAAGAAATTTGGTGACATCCCCAGAGGAATATTCATTgtgagaggagaaaatgtgGTCCTGCTTGGAGAGATA gaTGTGGATAAACCCTGCGACACAGTCCTGCAGCAGGTCTCCATCGAAGAGATTCTGGAGGAGCAACGGTTGAAGCAGCAAGCCAAACAAGAGACGGAGAAAGTCAAGATGCAGGTCTTGAAGGACCGAGGCCTTTCCGTCCCCAAAGCTGATAACTTAGATGAATACTAA
- the LOC122993325 gene encoding dual specificity protein phosphatase 26-like isoform X3, with amino-acid sequence MPYTSKLPASWNDTPPSRKVEIDLSSPGLAVFELERLLFTGKAIISHADEVWPRIYIGDQHSAENQADLSRHRITHILNAAHSKRRGQPDIYEGMNITYMGIEAHDSCSFNMSVNFQAAADFIHRALSRGGKVLVHCHVGVSRSATLVLAYLMLKQNLTLVEAICAVKENRGVIPNRGFLRQLIHLDRQLFGKHH; translated from the exons ATGCCATATACATCCAAACTTCCTGCGTCCTGGAATGATACACCACCTTCTCGAAAAGTGGAAATTGACCTGAGTTCACCTGGTTTAGCAGTGTTTGAGTTGGAAAGACTCTTGTTTACTGGCAAAGCCATCATCAGCCATGCAGATGAAGTGTGGCCAAGGATTTACATTGGTGACCA ACACAGTGCAGAGAACCAGGCTGATCTATCCAGGCATCGAATCACTCACATCCTGAATGCAGCGCACAGCAAACGTCGAGGACAGCCAGATATCTATGAGGGCATGAACATCACCTATATGGGCATAGAGGCTCATGACTCCTGTAGCTTTAACATGAGCGTCAACTTCCAGGCAGCGGCAGACTTTATTCACAGGGCTCTCAGCAGAGGAG GCAAAGTGCTGGTGCATTGCCATGTAGGAGTGAGCCGCTCCGCCACCCTGGTCCTGGCTTACCTGATGCTGAAGCAGAACCTGACTCTTGTGGAGGCTATTTGTGCTGTGAAAGAAAACCGGGGTGTTATCCCTAACAGAGGTTTCCTCCGACAGCTCATCCACCTGGACAGACAACTCTTTGGCAAACATCACTGA
- the bag4 gene encoding BAG family molecular chaperone regulator 4, producing the protein MHHHQMQSDLKPGWPSTCNSGNNNVNCNNSMDAPQYPGYPSHYWYPQSHSTGHYATTYPSGSDVQPQYNPQVMPGGYPNGHGVYSPAQSQYSTSGFHPSNPFYCADPQRPAPGPYPNQGCPAEQSSGPSGQPHSQHQHHQHHHYPGPHCQGGPGYPPGPYPHYSEGGHAMPPNPPYPTGQSLHPSPQAEAWAHSGAYTPSQQQWQPGQQPPQNHYGNPVRPPHPPAWPGTGTGAPPPYQPKDQQHQRAPQVGLKPRPTPPPNPSNGKPTEISSPPQMYNKTGRGEPNPSRGEPPPPAPASAQAPAPGQAGPQPLSDNPSLAKVHHVMARVLLLQEDVDEFVGKKTDKSYRCLEELLTKELLELDSVETQGQEIVRQARKEAVQRIQAILDQLEKKAF; encoded by the exons ATGCATCATCACCAAATGCAGTCAGATCTGAAACCTGGCTGGCCCTCCACTTGCAACTCGGGAAATAATAACGTGAACTGCAATAACAGTATG GATGCTCCTCAGTATCCAGGCTACCCTTCACACTACTGGTATCCTCAGTCTCATTCCACAGGACACTATGCAACTACCTATCCCTCTGGATCAGATGTTCAGCCACAGTACAATCCACAG GTGATGCCTGGAGGTTATCCAAATGGCCATGGTGTCTACAGCCCAGCACAGAGTCAATATTCAACAAGTGGTTTCCACCCGTCCAACCCTTTCTACTGTGCCGACCCTCAGAGACCAGCTCCAGGTCCTTATCCCAACCAGGGCTgtccagcagagcagagcagtgggCCGTCTGGGCAGCCGCACTCCCAGCACCAACATCACCAACATCACCACTATCCTGGACCACACTGTCAAGGG GGTCCTGGATATCCTCCTGGACCATACCCTCACTATAGTGAAGGTGGTCATGCAATGCCTCCAAACCCCCCATACCCTACTGGCCAGTCTCTTCACCCTAGCCCCCAGGCCGAGGCTTGGGCACACTCTGGTGCATATACACCCtcacagcagcagtggcagcctGGCCAGCAGCCTCCACAAAACCACTATGGAAATCCTGTCCGTCCACCACATCCCCCAGCGTGGCCAGGGACTGGAACTGGTGCTCCACCACCTTACCAACCCAAG GACCAACAGCACCAACGTGCCCCACAAGTGGGACTCAAACCCAGGCCAACCCCGCCCCCGAATCCCTCCAACGGAAAACCCACAGAAATCAGTTCCCCTCCCCAAATGTACAACAAAACGGGGAGAGGTGAGCCCAATCCTTCACGAGGTGAGCCCCCGCCCCCTGCCCCTGCCTCAGCCCAGGCGCCAGCTCCCGGCCAGGCTGGACCTCAGCCCCTGAGCGATAACCCCAGCCTAGCTAAGGTCCACCATGTCATGGCCAGAGTGCTCCTGCTTCAGGAAGATGTTGATGAGTTTGTTggcaaaaaaacagacaagagtTACCGGTGTCTGGAGGAACTGCTGACCAAagagctgctggagctggacTCTGTGGAGACTCAGGGACAGGAGATTGTCCGGCAAGCCCGAAAGGAGGCTGTACAGAGGATCCAGGccattctggaccagctggagaagAAAGCCTTCTGA
- the LOC122993325 gene encoding dual specificity protein phosphatase 26-like isoform X2, which produces MSCESPTRPGPQMQKGQGSGYHPPGTQRARVAGPEGPGPAVRRLSQQLRCCWEGCTFPGVQSSILTLAPSFLWDQTDQGQRSGKFSGTRGEGRHRETRSADTARHSAENQADLSRHRITHILNAAHSKRRGQPDIYEGMNITYMGIEAHDSCSFNMSVNFQAAADFIHRALSRGGKVLVHCHVGVSRSATLVLAYLMLKQNLTLVEAICAVKENRGVIPNRGFLRQLIHLDRQLFGKHH; this is translated from the exons ATGagttgtgaat CTCCCACACGGCCGGGGCCTCAGATGCAGAAGGGTCAAGGTTCTGGGTATCACCCCCCAGGGACCCAAAGGGCCAGAGTGGCAGGCCCTGAGGGCCCGGGGCCAGCTGTCAGACGTTTATCCCAGCAGCTGAGGTGCTGCTGGGAAGGCTGCACTTTCCCAGGGGTACAATCTTCAATTCTGACACTGGCCCCCAGTTTTCTGTGGGATCAGACTGACCAAGGTCAGCGATCTGGCAAATTCTCAGGCACTCGTGGAGAAGGACGCCATCGAGAAACTAGATCTGCAGACACAGCCAG ACACAGTGCAGAGAACCAGGCTGATCTATCCAGGCATCGAATCACTCACATCCTGAATGCAGCGCACAGCAAACGTCGAGGACAGCCAGATATCTATGAGGGCATGAACATCACCTATATGGGCATAGAGGCTCATGACTCCTGTAGCTTTAACATGAGCGTCAACTTCCAGGCAGCGGCAGACTTTATTCACAGGGCTCTCAGCAGAGGAG GCAAAGTGCTGGTGCATTGCCATGTAGGAGTGAGCCGCTCCGCCACCCTGGTCCTGGCTTACCTGATGCTGAAGCAGAACCTGACTCTTGTGGAGGCTATTTGTGCTGTGAAAGAAAACCGGGGTGTTATCCCTAACAGAGGTTTCCTCCGACAGCTCATCCACCTGGACAGACAACTCTTTGGCAAACATCACTGA
- the LOC122993302 gene encoding hibernation-specific plasma protein HP-55-like — MKKFTMMRATLCIWILSAVVCVGRGHHHEGHDQDTALDSSADSVSRVTSANKEFAYRMYKKLAAHTESQGKNIFFSPASLSIALAALSVGARGETHRQLFSSLGFNSSLLTQTDVDQSFRTLLQRANKTSQDISEGTAVFVDNRFKPQPEFLDVLKQSYFADGFEVDFTKSTDSADTINKYVEEKTNGKIDKLVESLDPSTVMYLVSYIFYKGKWATPFDPKLTKEDTFTVDESTKVPVQMMNMERQFDTYYDQAINTSVLHLPFNNSYSMLLLLPDDMATLENVICPSHVTKWLKWMKSRTYDVYIPKFSIKTSYSLKDMLIEMGMTDMFSDRADLSGISEGQKLLVSEVVQKAALDVDEAGATAAAATGIEITLMSFRHIPVLKFNRPFMVLITEHSTENIVFMGKIINPNI, encoded by the exons ATGAAGAAG TTCACCATGATGCGTGCAACCCTGTGTATCTGGATCTTATCAGCAGTGGTCTGCGTGGGCAGAGGCCATCACCATGAAGGTCACGACCAAGACACCGCACTCGACAGCAGTGCTGACAGCGTCTCACGGGTGACTTCAGCAAACAAAGAGTTTGCCTACCGTATGTACAAAAAGTTAGCAGCTCACACTGAATCTCAAGGCAAGAATATCTTCTTCTCACCAGCTAGTTTGTCCATCGCCTTGGCTGCCTTGTCTGTTGGAGCACGGGGGGAGACCCACCGGCAGCTCTTCAGTAGTCTGGGTTTCAACAGCTCTCTACTGACGCAGACAGATGTGGATCAGTCCTTCCGTACGCTCCTACAAAGGGCAAACAAGACATCTCAAGATATCAGCGAAGGGACCGCTGTGTTTGTGGATAACCGCTTCAAGCCACAGCCTGAGTTCCTGGACGTCTTGAAGCAGTCCTACTTTGCAGATGGGTTTGAAGTTGACTTCACCAAAAGCACAGACAGTGCCGACACTATCAATAAGTATGTGGAGGAGAAGACCAACGGGAAGATTGATAAGCTGGTGGAAAGCCTGGACCCAAGCACAGTCATGTATCTCGTCAGCTACATATTCTACAAAG GAAAGTGGGCGACTCCATTTGATCCCAAGCTCACCAAGGAGGACACGTTCACTGTTGATGAGAGCACCAAG GTTCCTGTCCAGATGATGAATATGGAGCGGCAATTTGATACTTATTATGACCAGGCAATTAACACGTCGGTCCTCCACCTTCCCTTCAACAACTCCTACTccatgctgctgttgttgcctGATGATATGGCGACACTGGAGAATGTCATTTGTCCAAGCCACGTCACCAAATGGCTTAAGTGGATGAAGTCCAG GACTTATGATGTATATATTCCAAAGTTCTCCATCAAGACTTCTTACTCCCTGAAGGATATGTTGATTGAAATGGGAATGACAGACATGTTTAGTGATCGAGCAGATCTGAGCGGCATTTCAGAGGGGCAGAAACTGCTTGTCTCAGAG GTTGTGCAAAAAGCCGCTCTGGATGTCGATGAGGCTGGAGCCACTGCCGCAGCTGCTACAGGCATAGAAATCACACTTATGTCCTTCCGCCACATCCCTGTCTTGAAGTTCAATCGACCATTTATGGTCCTGATCACTGAGCACAGCACAGAAAACATCGTCTTTATGGGCAAGATTATCAACCCAAACATCTGA
- the LOC122993282 gene encoding serine protease inhibitor 2.1-like isoform X1: MKKFTMMHATLCIWILSAVVCVGRGHHHEGHDQDTALDSSADSVSLVTSANKEFAYRMYKKLAAHTESQGKNIFFSPASLSIALAALSVGARGETHRQLLSGLGFNSSLLTQTVVDQSFRTLLQRANKTSQEDISEGTAVFVDNCFKLQPEFLDVLKQSYFADGFEVDFTKSTDSADTINKYVEEKTNGKIDKLVESLDPSTVMYLVSYIFYKGKWATPFDPELTKEDTFTVDESTKVPVQMMNMERQFDTYYDQAINTSVLHLPFNNSYSMLLLLPDDMATLENVICPSHVTKWLKGMKSRTYDVYIPKFSIKTSYSLKDILIEMGMTDMFGDRADLSGISEGRELLVSEVVHKAALDVDEAGATATAVTGMVIIKRLMIIYPVLKFNRPFMVLITEHTTENILFMGKIINPNI, translated from the exons ATGAAGAAG TTCACCATGATGCATGCAACCCTGTGTATCTGGATCTTATCAGCAGTGGTCTGCGTGGGCAGAGGCCATCACCATGAAGGTCACGACCAAGACACTGCACTCGACAGCAGTGCTGACAGCGTCTCACTGGTGACTTCAGCAAACAAAGAGTTTGCCTACCGTATGTACAAAAAGTTGGCAGCTCACACTGAATCTCAAGGCAAGAATATCTTCTTCTCACCAGCTAGTTTGTCCATCGCCTTGGCTGCCTTGTCTGTTGGAGCACGGGGGGAGACCCACCGGCAGCTCCTCAGTGGTCTGGGTTTCAACAGCTCTCTACTGACGCAGACAGTTGTGGATCAGTCCTTCCGTACGCTCCTACAAAGGGCAAACAAGACATCTCAAGAAGATATCAGCGAAGGGACCGCTGTGTTCGTGGATAACTGCTTCAAGCTGCAGCCTGAGTTCCTGGACGTCTTGAAGCAGTCCTACTTTGCAGATGGGTTTGAAGTTGACTTCACCAAAAGCACAGACAGTGCCGACACTATCAATAAGTATGTGGAGGAGAAGACCAACGGGAAGATTGATAAGCTGGTGGAAAGCCTGGACCCAAGCACAGTCATGTATCTCGTCAGCTACATATTCTACAAAG GAAAGTGGGCAACTCCATTTGATCCCGAGCTCACCAAGGAGGACACGTTCACTGTTGATGAGAGCACCAAG GTTCCTGTCCAGATGATGAATATGGAGCGGCAATTTGATACTTATTATGACCAGGCAATTAACACGTCGGTCCTCCACCTTCCCTTCAACAACTCCTACTccatgctgctgttgttgcctGATGATATGGCAACACTGGAGAATGTCATTTGTCCAAGCCACGTCACCAAATGGCTTAAGGGGATGAAGTCCAG GACTTATGATGTATATATTCCAAAGTTCTCCATCAAGACTTCTTACTCCCTGAAGGATATTTTGATTGAAATGGGAATGACAGACATGTTTGGTGATCGAGCAGATCTGAGCGGCATTTCAGAGGGGCGGGAACTGCTTGTCTCAGAG GTTGTGCACAAAGCTGCTCTAGATGTCGATGAGGCTGGAGCCACTGCCACAGCTGTTACAGGCATGGTCATCATTAAACGGCTCATGATCATCTACCCTGTCTTGAAGTTCAATCGACCATTTATGGTCCTGATCACTGAGCACACCACAGAAAACATCCTCTTTATGGGCAAGATTATCAACCCAAACATCTGA